Below is a window of Phocoena sinus isolate mPhoSin1 chromosome 2, mPhoSin1.pri, whole genome shotgun sequence DNA.
tcttccttctcacctTGCTGTTTCTAATCTGGCCCCTTTTCTCTTTGACTGGTGATCCAGTTTCATTACTCATTACCCTAAGTGAGGTCCTGGTAAAAAGCTGTGATTAATAACTGCTGTTTATACCCCGGACTGGGAGCCAGAAGGCTTGAGTTCTGGTCCTGGCTCAGCCACTCACTGCCCTGCCTGGATGAGCTCTGCAGCCTCCAGCCTCCCAGTGCCTTTCTCATCTCACCtcagaacccccccccccccccgattgGGTGGATATaatcccccctcccttttttgttattgattgtaaaatacacataacataaaatttatcattttatttaccacttaaaccattttaaaatgtacaattcagtggcatttagtacattcacagtgttgtgcaaacatcaccactgtctagttccagaacatttgcTTCACCCCATAAGGAAACTCCATGCCCATTAAGCAATCACTCCTCATTCCCTCGTTCCCTTGTTCCctgagcccctggcaaccactgagctgctttctgtctctctggatttgcctattctgaacatctcatataaatggaatcatacaacatgtggctttttgtgcctggcttctttcactcagcataatgttttcaaggttcatgttattacttcattccattttatggctaaataatattacattgtttttggagatactgcattttgtttatccactcatcgcTTGATAAACACTTGGGTTTCCACCTTTTTGCTGCTGTgtatagtgctgctgtgaacatttgtgtacaggtttttgagtacctgttttcagttctttggggtatgtATCctggggtggaattgctgggtcatatggtaattctgtgtgtAATTtattgaggaactgccaaactgtttcccacaGAGGCTGAACCATTTCACGTTCCCaatagcaatgtatgagagttccggtccctccatatcctcatcagcatttgttattttcctcttttttttccttttttatattatagCCAGTCGAGAAGTGTGGtaattcattgtggttttgattgctGTTTCCTGAATGATTGTGATGTTGGCCATCTTTTATATGCTtgtttggccatttgtatattttctttggagaaatgtctattcatatcatTTGCTAATTTAGTAATTGGGTTGTCTAttgttgagttctttatatattcagcaTTGTAGCTGCTTATCAgatataatttcttttcctttctgtgtgttgtttttcactcttgatagtatcctttgatgtacaaagattttaaattttgatgaaatccagtaGTTTTAGTTATTATTaggtttgagttaatttttgtatgtggtcaAAGTAGGGTCCCCCgtcattgttttgcatgtggatatccagttgtccctgcaccatttgttgaagaggccATTCTTTCCCCATTCAGTGGTCTTGGCacacttgtcaaaaatcagttgacgattgggatttccctggcggtccagtggttgggactccacgcttccggggaactaagatcccacatgccacatggccaaaaaaaatcagttgacgATAATATAtaggtttgtttctgggctctcaattctattccattgatctatacatcTGTCCTgatgccagtaccgtactgttttgatagctatagctttgtagtaagttttaaaatcagaaaatgtgagGACATCccctttatagatgaggacactggGGCTCAGGAAGGAGACATGACTGGCTGGAGGCAGAGGGGCTGTCCCTGGGCTGCAGTGGGAGGAGCTGAGGTGAGAGGATGAATGTAGTGGGTTGGCCAGTGGTCCTCCTTCCCAGAGAGGGGGCCCTCAGGAGTGAGTAGCCAGGCTTTCCATGTCCCCCCTAACCCCCAGAGCAGCAGGAAAAGGCTCTACCCAGGGCTATTCCTGACTGTGAAGGCAGCAGCCACATCCTCCCTTCCAGACCTCACATGGCCCAAAGATTCCCAATGGGCAGTGTGGGGCCTGATGGCCTTCACAGAGGCATGGCCTCTGCAGGGAGATGCCTGGGCGGTGTTCAGCACACAGTGGCCATTTGGAGAAGAGCCCCTCACGGGGAGCTCTGGGGCCCAATCCCACTACACCCCCTACGGCCTCTTCCTCCCTTGCAGTGGTTGGATCGCAGCCCTGTCTATACTGAAGCAAGACTTGGCTGTGTCGATCATCATGATGGTGGTGGCTGGCTTCTTCACCCTCTGTGCCGTGCTCTCACTCTTCCTCCTGAAGCGGGTGAGTGGTGGGTGCTGGGCCAGCTGCAAACCCAAGGAAGCAGGCAcctctctcctgccttctccaTGGGGGTGTTCATCACTACAGCAGTTGGGCCTCCTGTGTCCTCAAAGGTCCAGCAGCTTCCTCCAAGGTTCTGGGTGGGAGGTCAGGCAGGCTGGGGTTTGTGGTGGCTCCCTTGGGAATATAACCTGGATGACTTGGTTCCTGGTGGCCCACAGGGCGGGGCTTTTCTCACCACAGCCTCTTTCCGCAGGTGCACTCCCTGTACCGCCGGACGGGGGCCAGCTTCCAGCAGGCCCAAGAGGAGTTTTCCCAGGGCATCTTCAGTAACAGGACCTTCCGCAGCGCCGCCTCATCTGCTGCCCGAGGAGCCTTCCAGGGGAATTAGTCCTCCTGActctcttcctctgccctggCCTTTTCTCTCACCTGCCTTCTGAGCTGCACTTTCCGTGGGTGCCTTAAGCAGTGGCTATGCCCAGCACAGACCTGGGGAGGGTCTTGTCCGtggctcttcctccttcctcagcaACCAGCTCTGCCTTCCACCCGAGGAAAGTGGCGGGAGGGACAGGGACTGTTTTTtacacaagaggaaaaaaaacagctgTCTTTCCTTCTCTGGTGGTGGTTTGGTAGGATTTTTTGGTCTCTCTGGAAGCAGCAGGACCCAAAGTTCTCTTCtccctacacacatacacacacatgtactcacacacatacacacgtgtaaACACTTGGGGTCACTGGCAGCCCTGGGCCCACCCCAGCTGGAGTTTTATTTCTGCTGGAGTCCTGAGATTCCACTCTTTCCCCAACAGGCCTGGCCTGAGTCTGGTGTCACAGACCCAGCCTGTGGCTCCCACAGTCCTGCCCTTCTTTCCTGCCCAGGCTGGGGTAGCCTCCTAAGGGCTCCCCTTTAGATGAGCTGCAGTCTGAACTCTGTTCCTCAGATCACTGGAGTGGTCTCCGGGCTTCCAGAGCCTCTAACCTGGTTGCCCCAGCCTCTTTTCCTGCCTCATGTTTCTCACAAACAGTTTCATAGCCCTTTAGGCCCCCTGCACCCTCCCAGTGTGCCCTCTGGGGCCCTTCCCTCTTTAGACTTACTGAACGTGCAATGGGGTTGGTAGGGATTTGCGGATGGAGAGGGATAGAGGACGCCGACCCAAAGTTGTCTTGGCCAGCCTTTGGCTGTCTTCTAGGAAGGTGGGTTTGACTGTTTGCTTGTGGTTTATTTGGTCCtggtttgatttcttctcttccGGAGAGGTAGCTGCCCTTTCCCTTGGCCTCAGattctgccctcccccacccctgccccccaccatcaGCAATATCTAGCTTGTATGActcagagggagggcagggggaatCAGTTCAGAACTGCATCCTTCAGGCCACCTTTCTGAGGGTTCCAGACTAATCCTCTAGGGTTCTCCCATACTCCCAAGTAAAGTATAGGTCACCTTCCACTAGTCCTGGGGATTCCCAAGGAGGTGTGTCACTGTGATGGGTGCTTAGGAGTTCACGGTTAAAACCTGTACCCTGTCCTCCAGAGGTGGTAGGAGTCGGTGGGTGGACTGAGGGGACTTCTCAAAAAGCTGGCCAACCTGCTACCCAGAGACAGCCCTCAAGCTGCCAGCTTACACAGCCCCAGAGCCACTGAATGATAATGGCAGTGACCAAGGTTTTGTAAACTCCtttctggtatttttttctccgtgtataaatgtatatgttaTGTCTCAATTTTGtccttaaataaaaacaagacattttcagacaataCTGGTCCTCATGTCTGCTGGACTTGGGAGGATGGGAGTGGCCCATAGGGTAGGGGCTGAGGCACGCCAGCCATAGGCGAGAGGAGACAGTGAAGACTCTGCGTCTGGCTGCTCTACTCCCTGGCTGGCCCCGTACTGAGATTGCTTGTTGTCTTCCATGGTACTTTCTCGTCCCAGTACTTTCACTTTCAGAGCTGCTGGTCTTGGGGGCGGGGGACCTCTTTGAACCCCCCCTCCCCGTCTTACACACCTGCTCAGCCGGGCTTCTCTCTTATCGCCCCTTCACGTGGGCGATCTCTAGGATGCTGTCTGAGCCTGGATGGGATTCCCTAGGTGACCTCGTCTGCTGGCCTCCACTAACTCCTGTTAGGCCCGCGAGCTCCTCAGTATCCCCAAACGGATCTTGCGGGTACTGGCGGGTCATGTGATTTCCAATGCGGGTGGAGGCGGTGGAGGCGCCCAGGAGCAGCCACTGGAGCCcctggagggggcggggctcgggggaggtggggagccggcgccccgccccgcccaccgCGCTGCACTTTCGGCGGGCTCCGCTGGGGGCAGCGTGGAGTTCTGTCCTACAGCCGCGCGCTGTCCGTTCTGGGCTCCTGGCCGGAACCCGGCGCCGGAAATCAGGAAGCGCCCGGCAGCGGGCGCGCGGCGGTCGGGATGGCGGGCCCTCGCTGGGGCCCTCCGCGGCTGGACGGTTTCATTCTCACCGAGCGCCTGGGCAGTGGCACGTACGCCACGGTGTACAAGGCCTACGCCAAGGTGGGTGCGGGGCGCCCCGGGGCTTCTGTGCGAGGCAGGAATCGGGGGCACGAGAACTTTTGAGGGCCTGGCCCCGGTGCCCGCCAGACCCTGAGCAAGCCCAGGCGGGTGCCGGGCCGGGAAACTAGAAAGGGTTAGAGAGGGTGTGAGAGCCGTTAGCGGCCCACGGCCTGCCCTGTCCCAGGCCGACCTTCCGTGGAGGAGGTGGGTGGTGACCGCCACCAATAGGTcttcaaaacaaacacacatacacacacccctgtTGTGTGAAGAGACAGGTGGAGACCTCGATGGAGCCTCGGTGTCAGTGGCTGAAGAACAGGCTCGAAACAGGGAGGATACCTATGGTCTGGGAGGAGTATGGGGCAGGGTTCTAGAAGGCTGGACCCACTTAGGAAGCAGAGTGGGCAGTTTAGAACAGTGAATAACATGCTTTAGCAGGGGCACTCTAGAATACAATGAAAGGGATTGTGGAGCAGAGAACACCAGGCTGGTGGGGAAGCCGGGATTCCAGAATCCGGGTGCCTCATTGGCCTGAGAAGGGGCAGCTGGGAAGCCTGGATGCTAGTGTGAGTGGGTAGGCCCTGTgagggggagaggggcagagggaacCAGAGCCCTTCTGGCCACACATAGTCCCTGGTACCCTCAAGGCAGAGCCGTCAAATCTCCTTTCCCCACAGAAGGATACTCGTGAGGTGGTAGCCATAAAGTGCGTGTCCAAGAAGAGTCTGAACAAGGCATCTGTGGAAAACCTCCTGACAGAGATTGAGATCCTCAAGGGCATTCGACACCGCCACATCGTACAGCTGAAAGACTTCCAGGTGTGGGCCTGGGATGGGGCCACCCCTAAAGGGGGCTGGAGAAGAGACACTCTCCTCAAGCCTCCTCTCTGCCTTTAACCACAGTGGGACAGTGACAACATCTACCTCATCATGGAATTCTGTGCAGGAGGTGACCTGTCTCGCTTCATCCATACCCGCAGGATTCTGCCTGAGAAGGTGGCTCGGGTCTTCATGCAGCAGTTGGGTAAAAGCCTCTGACCCCAGCCTGACACCCCTTCCCATGATCTCTGCCCTCTCACACTACCCCTGCCCCAGGCTTAGTGCTCTGACACTCTTAGCAGTCGTCTCCCAGCCCAGCTTGGATTTTTAGGGCCCATCCTTGCTATGTGCCCATCCCTGGCTTAAGGATGCTGTGAGGGAGACGGGGAGGAGCCCCGATCTGTGGGGAGTGCAGGCTTCCACACGTGGAATGTAATGCAAAGACCTTATAGAACATACCAAAGACCCAAGTGCTTTGCTAAGGAAGAGAGCAAGGACCTAAAGGGCTGGGGCATCTAGGGAAGCTTCTAGGAGGATGGGAGACTTGTGAAGGGGTacaagggaggaaaggaggtcacttgaggtgggggtggggaaaattCTTAGCAGAAGGGGGAGCCTGGTGCTTGTATGTAAAGCATTTGGTAGACCAGCCAGGTCAGAACTGGGGTTGTGCAGGCTTGAAGGGGCAGATATAAGGCTGGGGAGGTGAGAGGGTGTGGGAGATGGGCTTCTCTGACCTGTCTCTCTGCATGGGTCCTACTCCCCAGCTAGTGCCCTGCAGTTCCTGCATGAACGGaacatctctcacctggacctgAAGCCACAGAACATTCTGCTGAGCTCCTTGGAGAAGCCCCACCTTAAGTTGGCAGGTATGAGTCTGGAACAAAAGGCATGGAGGTTTGGAGGGTGGCTCTCATGGAGCCCTCTACTGAGTCATCAAACAGTGACAGACTGGGGAGGTCCAGGGATGGGCCCCATCACCAAAAGGTAGTGCCTTTCTCAGGCTACCCAGGCTCGACTCCAGCAGTGTCATGGGCAGGCTCAGGGCTCAGTGTGTGACCAGAGTCAGGCTTCAGAGTGTGACCAGGGTTAGTACTTTATCTGTCACCAAGATTGGGGCTCAAAGTATGACTCAATCTGTGGTGGCAGTGTTGGAGAGTGTGAGGTGGGAAAGCAGTGGTTGTGGCCCCTGATAAAATTTGGAGGAGAACTGACTTGAAACTGGAGGCCAGAGAGGCCCCTTAACCTGAAACTGGAGGCCAGAGAGTCCCATTAACCTGAAACTGCACTGGAGCCCAGGGTGAGGCTGTAAAGGCCAGGAGCAGAAGCAGCTGGAATCTGAGCCCTGCTGCCTGGCCTCTTGCCTGCAGACTTTGGCTTTGCACAGCACATGTCCCCCTGGGATGAGAAGCATGTGCTCCGTGGCTCTCCCCTCTACATGGCTCCCGAGATGGTGTGTCAGCGGCAGTACGATGCCCGTGTGGACCTCTGGTCCGTGGGGGTCATCCTGTATGGTGAGAGCgctgtcccctgcccccacctggaGGCCTGCACTGCAAGGCCTCTCTGGGCCACTCCTGAAGCGTTTTAATGAGAACGCTGACTCTCCTGGTCTGGGGCTGCTCCCCAGGAGTGGGCCAGGCCAGGCTTGACCCTATCCCCTGCCagcctcccctctgcctcccttccACAGAAGCCCTCTTCGGGCAGCCCCCCTTTGCCTCCAGGTCGTTCTCGGAGCTGGAAGAGAAGATCCGGAGCAACCGGGTTATTGAGGTAGGTCTAGCAGGGCCTCGGCACCTGCTGTGGGGCGGAGAGAGTCAGGGCCCTGAGGTAGGAGACCTCACTGCCACCTGCACAGACTGGGGTGTGGTCTCCAGGCCACCTTCGTGGAGCTGGGACACACCCTAGCCTGGAAGTCAGCTCCATTCAGTTCCAGGGACTCAGATCAGCCACAACAGGGAGCAAAGCCCGCTGCAGGCCCTCCATGGGGAGAAGGCCAAAGCAGACCTAGGCCCAGCCTTCCCCGAAACATATTCCAGAGAGGGGAAAAGGATCTGGAAACAGGGTTCCATGACAGCTACGGGTTCCAGTGAGGGCGTGGACAGGAGCCTGGGGGAGGAGGCTTGGCTCTCACTGGCTGTGACACTTTGACCCATCACTGTTCTTCCTGGTCTCACTTTATCTGCCTAATGTGTATCTCTGGGGCGTCCCAGGACAGGGTGGTCCTGACCGgcgcctggggctgggggccgaGGTGCCGGAGCCCAGTGTGATCTgtacctcccccacccccgcagctCCCCCTGCGTCCTGCCCTCTCCCAGGACTGCCGGGACCTGCTGCAGCGGCTTCTGGAGCGGGACCCCAGCCGCCGCATCTCCTTCCAGGACTTCTTTGCCCACCCTTGGGTGGACCTGGAGCACATGCCGAGTGGGGAGAGCCTGGCACAAGCAGTGAGCAACCAATGGAGATGGGTGGGCCGAGGGCAGGTTGGGGGTTTCATCTACCCCTTTCAGTGGTGACCAGGTGATTTGcccagcaggaggcagagggTGGGCTCAGGGCATCGCCCCTTGTGGTGAGTATGGGGGGTGGGCATGACTTCTCATTTGTCTGTCCCCCAGACCGCCTTGGTGGTGCAGGCTGTGAAGAAGGACCAGGAGGGGGACGCCGCGGCCGCTTTATCTCTCTACTGCAAGGCTCTGGACTTCTTCGTGCCTGCCCTGCACTGTGAGTGCCAGGCCGGGTGCAGCAGGGGTGGGGTCAGCCATAGCTGCAGTGGCTGGATTCCAGAAGCAGCTCCCCTTCCAGAATTTTGTGGGAGACAAGGCAGAGGGTAAATCTGGAACTTAGTGCTCTGGGGGATTCCAGAGGGTCTGGTGTGGGGCAGCCATCTCCTCGCTCTAGACTCCTCGTATAAACCCGCACTTTCTGCAGATGAAGTGGACACCCAGCGGAAGGAGGCAATTAAGGCAAAGGTGAATGAGAGTCCCCTGAGGAAATGGGTGAGGGATCCCAGGGCCTCTGGGGATTGGCTCTTAGAGGAACCTCTCTCCCTGGGAAGGGGGTCAGGCCAGCCTCAGTTGACCTCTGACATTACAGTTTGGGGCGGTCCCTGAGGGAGAACCTGGAGGTGGGTGCTGGTGAGGCAGGCAAGGTGAGAGAGCCCTTCCTCGGCCCCTTGTCCTCCTGCAGGTGGGACAGTACGTGTCCCGGGCTGAGGAGCTCAAGGCCATCGTCTCCTCCTCCAATCGGGCCCTGTTGAGGCAGGGGACCTCTGCCCGAGACCTGCTCAGAGGTAGGCCCCAATCCTGGCTGACCACCAGTTCCCAGCAACTTCCCTCCAGCCTGAGGGGGAGGCAGGTTGGGGTCGGCATCCTGAGATGAGAAAGCAGGCTGCTCCCCTCACCCTGAGCCTTTGCGCCTCGTCCCAGAGATGGCCCGGGACAAGCCGCGCCTCCTAGCTGCCCTGGAAGTGGCTTCAGCTGCCGTGGCTAAGGTTTGTAGCCAGGGGGAGGGgtctgggcagggcagggaggaatCCAAGTCATGCCCCTAAATGACCTGGTGTCTCTGTGGCTGCAGGAGGATGAGGCTGGCGGGGAGCAGGATGCTCTGGCCCTGTACCAGCACGGCCTGGGGGAGCTGCTTCTACTGCTGGCAGGTGAGGCCCCATCACCGTACACCCCTAAGCCTCTGGCTGCCCTGCCCTCACCACgtgccctccctctctctgcagcGGAGCCCCCAGGCCGGAGGCGGGAGCTGCTTCACACTGAGGTGCCCACTGGGGTCGGGAGGCTTGGGGGGCTTCCTCTTCCCCGTTTGCCCCGCTCCCATTTGTGGGGACCTCCTTGGGTTCCCTCAGGGTGCTCCAAGTCTGGGAGTTAGACCACACAGACTTGCTAAGTTGGTGGCCCCTCGCACTCTGTCAGGGCTTGGGTGCTCAGGTCAGGGCAAGGGGACAGGCAGGATCTGGGAACTCAGCAGCAAtcgggaggcttcctggaggaaggagcAGATAAGAACTCAGCGGCAAGTTGTTCTAATGAGGCAGAGGGTTCTGGAGAGCATCGGGAGTGAGGAGGAGCTCCATTTGGAGGCCTCTCCTCGCCCCACGTCCATGGGCATGTCTTCCCTTGTCAGGTTCAGAATCTCATGGCTCGAGCTGAATACCTGAAGGAGCAGGTCAAGGTGGGCACATGGGGGCCCACACTGGGATGAAGCTGTATGTGTTCTGTTCCTCTCTGCCTGTGGCCGTCTGTCCCCTGCTCCCCACTGTGTATGTCTTCCTCTCGTCTCTGTCTGAAGGCCTCTCCATCACTGTCTCTGCCCTTTATGTTCCGCAGATGAGGGAGTCTCATTGGGAAGCTGAGACCCTGGACAAAGAGGGGCTGTCGGAGTCTGTTCGTAGCTGTGAGTCCTGCCCTGGGGTCTGACCCTCCCCGCAAGGAGGGGTGAGAGCTGGGGCAGCCCTGGATTCTGCCTCTTTTGCCAGAGACCTGAGACTGACgctccccactttcccctccaCAGCTTGTACTCTGCAGTGACGCTGCAGGATGATTGGACAGGTCACTGGGAATTGGGGGCACGCTCACCCCA
It encodes the following:
- the ULK3 gene encoding serine/threonine-protein kinase ULK3 isoform X1; this encodes MAGPRWGPPRLDGFILTERLGSGTYATVYKAYAKKDTREVVAIKCVSKKSLNKASVENLLTEIEILKGIRHRHIVQLKDFQWDSDNIYLIMEFCAGGDLSRFIHTRRILPEKVARVFMQQLASALQFLHERNISHLDLKPQNILLSSLEKPHLKLADFGFAQHMSPWDEKHVLRGSPLYMAPEMVCQRQYDARVDLWSVGVILYEALFGQPPFASRSFSELEEKIRSNRVIELPLRPALSQDCRDLLQRLLERDPSRRISFQDFFAHPWVDLEHMPSGESLAQATALVVQAVKKDQEGDAAAALSLYCKALDFFVPALHYEVDTQRKEAIKAKVGQYVSRAEELKAIVSSSNRALLRQGTSARDLLREMARDKPRLLAALEVASAAVAKEDEAGGEQDALALYQHGLGELLLLLAGEAPSPYTPKPLAALPSPRALPLSAAEPPGRRRELLHTEVQNLMARAEYLKEQVKMRESHWEAETLDKEGLSESVRSSCTLQ
- the ULK3 gene encoding serine/threonine-protein kinase ULK3 isoform X2; this encodes MAGPRWGPPRLDGFILTERLGSGTYATVYKAYAKKDTREVVAIKCVSKKSLNKASVENLLTEIEILKGIRHRHIVQLKDFQWDSDNIYLIMEFCAGGDLSRFIHTRRILPEKVARVFMQQLASALQFLHERNISHLDLKPQNILLSSLEKPHLKLADFGFAQHMSPWDEKHVLRGSPLYMAPEMVCQRQYDARVDLWSVGVILYEALFGQPPFASRSFSELEEKIRSNRVIELPLRPALSQDCRDLLQRLLERDPSRRISFQDFFAHPWVDLEHMPSGESLAQATALVVQAVKKDQEGDAAAALSLYCKALDFFVPALHYEVDTQRKEAIKAKVGQYVSRAEELKAIVSSSNRALLRQGTSARDLLREMARDKPRLLAALEVASAAVAKEDEAGGEQDALALYQHGLGELLLLLAAEPPGRRRELLHTEVQNLMARAEYLKEQVKMRESHWEAETLDKEGLSESVRSSCTLQ